Part of the Xanthomonas sp. SI genome is shown below.
CGCGCGCAAGCCGGCGCCGCTGTCCAGGAGCACACGTTGGATGGCGGTACCGTCGGGAAGCTGGCCGAAGATCGATGACATGCGGGGTCCTTGTTGGGCGCGTGCGGAGTCCACGCGTGCCGCGCAGCATAACCAGCGCGGCCGCTCGCAAGCCATCGCCGCGCGCGTTGGTGCATCGATGCACCACGTCGCGCACTTGCAGCTGCGATCGCGCGCCACCGCCAGGCGCGTGCGATGCCGCAGTCCACGCATGCGATCTGCGGCATCGCATCATTGCAATCCCCATATCGCTACGCCGATTTAAATCATTGGTCCGCTATAGGTCGCTCGCCTATCCTCGATGCGCGCATCGGGGAGCGCATCGGCAATGCACGACGCCGAACAGCCGCACCAGCAATGCGAATCGGCTATAGCAGCGAGGATTTAAGTGATTGGTCGCAACCTGCCGGCCTGCCTATGCTCGAACCGCGGCCGGGGACCCGCTGCCGTGCCGCCGCACCGTCACCGGTCACAAGGATTGCGATCTGCACCGATACCTCCGCCATCGTGCCGCGCCCTGCCAGCAGCCACCGTCGTTGTTCGCTACGCGTACGCCAGGCCCCGTCGTCCCACTGCATGCGCCGCACGCGGCGAGTGCCGCCCCTCACCGACAAGGCGTCCTTGCGGGGAACCGCCGCCCCATCCATCCAGGAGACCCACGATGCTCTCGACCCGCTCACTGAAGAACGCCGCACTCCGCTGGCGGCGACGCCTGCCGCTGGCCGCCGCGGCGGCCGCGCTGACATTCGGCGCCGGCCTGGCGCAGGCCGCCGACGTCGCGGTGCGCGGCACGCTGCATGCCGACCAGCCGGGTGCGCAGGTCTCGCGCAACCTGTTCGGCCAGTTCGCCGAACACCTGGGCAACGGCATCTACGGCGGCGTGTGGGTCGGGCCGGATTCGAAGATCCCCAACACCCGCGGCTACCGCAACGACGTGGTCGCGGCGCTGAAGGCGCTGGACGTGCCCAACATCCGCTGGCCCGGCGGCTGCTTCGCCGACGAATACCACTGGCGCGACGGCATCGGCCCGCGCGCCAAGCGCCCGACCAGCATCAACACGCACTGGGGCGGCGTCGAGGAACCGAACAGCTTCGGCACCCATGAGTTCATGGACTTCACCGAGTTGCTCGGCACCCAGGCCTATGTCGCCGGCAACGTCGGCGACGCCGCGCCGGACGAGATGGCGCAATGGGTCGAGTACATGACCGCGCCGACCAAGTCCACGCTGGCCAACCAGCGCCGCAGCAACGGCCGCGAGGCACCGTGGAAGGTGCCGTACTTCGGCGTCGGCAACGAGTTGTGGGGCTGCGGCGGCAACATGCGCGTGGAATACGCCGCCGACGTGTATCGCCGCTACCAGACCTTCGTCAAGGCACCGGCCGATCAGAAGATCATGAAGATCGCGCCCGGCCCCAGCGATGCCGACTACCACTGGACCGAAGTGATGATGCGCGAGGCCACCAAGTACATGGACGGGCTGAGCATGCACTACTACACCATCCCCGGCGGCTGGCCGCCGCGCGCCTCGTCCACCGATTTCGACGAGACCGCGTGGATCGAGACGCTGTCGCGCACGCTGCTGATGGACGAGCTGATCAGCAAGCACAGCGCGATCATGGACAAGTACGACCCGGGCAAGAAGGTCGCGCTGGTGGTGGACGAATGGGGCACCTGGTACAGCGGCCTGCCCAACGTCAACCCGGGCTTCCTGCGCCAGCAGAACACGCTGCGCGACGCGCTGGTGGCCTCGCTCAACCTGGACATCTTCGTCCAGCATGCCGACCGCGTGCGCATGGCCAACATCGCGCAGATGATCAACGTGCTGCAGGCGATGATCCTCACCGACGGCGACAAGATGCTGCTGACCCCGACCTACCACGTGTTCGCGATGTACAAGCCGTACCAGGACGCGACCGCGCTGCCGCTGCAGATCAAGGCGCCCGACTACAAGCACGGCGAGTACACGGTGCCGTCGGTGCACGGTTCGGCGGTCAAGGCGAAGGACGGCCACGTCTACGTGGCGCTGACCAACCTGGACCCGAACCGCGCCGCAGAGGTGGTGGTGAGCGTGGACGGCGTACAGGCCAGCGGCGTCAGCGGACAGATCCTCACCGCGCCGAAGATCACTGCGCTCAACACCTTCGAACAGCCGCAGGCGGTGAAGCCGGCTGCGTTTAGCGGCGCCAGCCTGCAGGGCGGCACGCTGAAGGTGGCGCTGCCGGCCAAGGCGATCGTGATGCTGAAGCTGCAATAGTCGCGGACGCCTTCGCGCCTACCCTCCCGCTGCAGGGCGCGGGCAGGTCGTCCGAACCACGCCGGCGCAGGTCGGCGTGGTTTTTTTATTCCTGCGGCTCCGACAAGCGCGCGAACAGCGAGTCGCCGTCCGGCGAGATCAGGTCGCTGACCGCCCAGCAACCGTTGCCGCGGCGCTGCAGCTCGATCTTCACCGAGCCCGGCTTGGTGGACGAGCCGCCAAGCGCCAGCCGGTAGTCCACCCGCACCTCCAGCACGGTCGCAAGGGAGCCGCCGGACACCAGGGTGAAGCGCGGCGCGCCCTGGATGTCGCCGTCCTGCGCGTTGGTCCATGGATCGTCGCCCATGCGGCAGATCGCCTCGCGCTGGGCGCATGCGATCTCACCCTTGATCGCATGCGCGAAGGACGGCGTCAGCAGCCCGTCCAGATTCTGCGGGCGCCGATAGAAATCGCGCGCCTGGTACAGCCGCTGCGCCACCTGCAGCGGCGTCGCGCACGGCGGCGCCTGCGCCGCGGCGAGCGCAGGCAGGAAGGCAAGGATGGCAACGAGTCGACGCATGCGCGGCTCCGGTATCGGGGGCGCCTATGAAGCCCGGATCGCGGCGTGCGCGCAAGCGCCGGGCAAAAAAAGAGGAGCCGGCGAACCGGCTCCTCGACCTCGTACAGCAGCTCTCGCAAGCGGGCGATCTACGCCGCCCTGACCGCCTCGTAGCCGTCGAAGGTCATGCTCGCCGACGCGCGGCCCTGGGTCAGCGAGCGCAACGCGGTGGTGTAGGCCTGCAGTTGCGCCAG
Proteins encoded:
- a CDS encoding alpha-L-arabinofuranosidase C-terminal domain-containing protein, whose protein sequence is MLSTRSLKNAALRWRRRLPLAAAAAALTFGAGLAQAADVAVRGTLHADQPGAQVSRNLFGQFAEHLGNGIYGGVWVGPDSKIPNTRGYRNDVVAALKALDVPNIRWPGGCFADEYHWRDGIGPRAKRPTSINTHWGGVEEPNSFGTHEFMDFTELLGTQAYVAGNVGDAAPDEMAQWVEYMTAPTKSTLANQRRSNGREAPWKVPYFGVGNELWGCGGNMRVEYAADVYRRYQTFVKAPADQKIMKIAPGPSDADYHWTEVMMREATKYMDGLSMHYYTIPGGWPPRASSTDFDETAWIETLSRTLLMDELISKHSAIMDKYDPGKKVALVVDEWGTWYSGLPNVNPGFLRQQNTLRDALVASLNLDIFVQHADRVRMANIAQMINVLQAMILTDGDKMLLTPTYHVFAMYKPYQDATALPLQIKAPDYKHGEYTVPSVHGSAVKAKDGHVYVALTNLDPNRAAEVVVSVDGVQASGVSGQILTAPKITALNTFEQPQAVKPAAFSGASLQGGTLKVALPAKAIVMLKLQ